A portion of the Oncorhynchus gorbuscha isolate QuinsamMale2020 ecotype Even-year linkage group LG19, OgorEven_v1.0, whole genome shotgun sequence genome contains these proteins:
- the LOC124004886 gene encoding homeobox protein SEBOX-like encodes MNFTAHFGDQDVRNDNGLSSPEPERSGCTEGQRKRKRTIFSHAQLSELEQAFALTPYPDITLRERLAAHTHLPESKIQVWFQNRRARSIKSGRLTKSTKPTSGRGGATCQPLPVVPSPGPSFTPTTMGEVFRPDQIQCDDGQQFYSDWIRLYSNPVSHQPTPVSPNLAESLLWEEDRRSHLGSLATTTAPIGRQAHATRPYRDGFNQPCVGTSGYRNFNLQTLAVSQERYSHQTSVDQVVTSHPQQMYWDVTQGQGHHPQVGPQTSIGYISDLIYNAAIVTNFLEF; translated from the exons ATGAATTTTACAGCACATTTTGGAGACCAAG aCGTGAGGAATGACAATGGACTTTCATCACCTGAACCTGAGAGAAGCGGGTGTACAGAGGGCCAAAGGAAGCGCAAAAGAACCATCTTCAGCCACGCACAATTGTCTGAGTTGGAACAAGCTTTCGCGCTGACGCCGTACCCAGACATCACTCTCCGTGAACGCTTGGCCGCACATACGCATCTACCTGAAAGCAAGATACAG GTGTGGTTCCAAAACAGACGGGCAAGAAGTATCAAGAGTGGAAGACTCACCAAATCAACTAAGCCTACTTCTGGAAGAGGAGGTGCAACATGCCAACCTCTCCCAGTGGTTCCCTCCCCTGGTCCCTCCTTCACTCCAACCACAATGGGGGAGGTGTTCCGACCAGACCAGATTCAGTGTGACGATGGTCAGCAGTTCTACTCCGACTGGATCCGTCTCTACAGCAACCCTGTCTCTCATCAGCCTACACCCGTCTCCCCAAACCTGGCAGAATCCCTACTGTGGGAGGAAGACCGCCGATCTCACCTGGGATCTCTTGCTACTACCACTGCACCCATTGGAAGGCAAGCACACGCCACGCGGCCATACCGGGATGGgttcaaccagccctgtgtgggCACCTCAGGGTATAGGAACTTTAATCTACAGACTCTAGCTGTCTCACAGGAAAGATATAGTCATCAAACCTCAGTGGACCAGGTTGTCACCTCCCATCCACAGCAGATGTATTGGGATGTGACTCAAGGACAGGGTCATCATCCTCAGGTGGGCCCCCAGACCTCCATCGGATACATCTCAGACCTGATCTATAATGCTGCTATTGTCACCAACTTCCTGGAGTTCTGA